The window TCTGCTTGGTGGCCAGCTCACCGGTGATCTTGGCGAACTTGTCGGCGCCCTTGTCGGTGAACTGCATGGTGACGATCCACTGGCCGCGCTGGGGGTCGATCTGCCCCTTGGCTTCCTTCACGTCCTGGCCGTTGACCTGGGCCGGGCCGAGGACCCACTTGCCCCAGGCGTCGCCGCGCTGGCCACAGGCGATCATCGGCTCCTCGGGCTTGGCGCCCTGGCCGGCGGCGGCGCGCTGCGCCGGGTCGTTGCAGTCCAGTGCCGCGAACTTGGCCTGGAGGGCCGCTGCGGCGGCCTCGTCACCGGTCGGCGCCGGCGCGGAGGCCGAGGGCGACGGAGCCTTGGTGTCGTCTGCCTTCTTCGACTCGCTCGCCGAGGGCGAGGGAGTGGGGGCGGCCGGGGCCTTGAGGGCCTCACTGAGCGCGCGGCCCTGGGAAGTGGCGCTGGACGACGGGGTGGCGGAGGGGCTGGTCTTGCCGTCCCCGGCCTTGGGAGCCCCGGAGCCGCTCGCGGAGGGGCTCGGGCTCGGGGTGCCCTCGGGAGCGGCCGGGGAGCCGTCCGCGAAGGCGATGACCGGGCGGAAGTAGAGCTGGGCGGTCGTACCGACCTGCTCGCGCGCCTGCTGCTCGTTCGTCCCCTTGGGGATGTTCACGATGATGTGGTCGCGGCCCTGGGTCTGGACCTCCGCCTCGGACACGCCGAGACCGTTGACGCGGCGGTCGATGATGCCGACCGCCGTGTTCATGTTGGTCTCGTTGATGGCGCTCTCTTTGCCGGGCTCGCTCTTGGCCTTGAGCGTGATGCTCGTGCCGCCGGCGAGGTCGATGCCCAGCCTGGGAGTCGTCTGCTTGGAGATGAACATCCCCGCGGTGAGCGCCACCATTGCGATCAGGATGATCGCCAGGGCACGCCCCGGCCTCCCCTGAGCCCCCGTGGGCCGCCGGCCCTTCTTCGGTGCTGCCACCTTGTCGTTTCTCCCTGTCCAACCGTCCCGCGCCGGGTCAGCGCGTGGACGGCCACGAAATGTGTGGTGGGGACCCCTGCCCCCCGCAGAAGTGTCACAGACGAGGACCGTGCCGGTCGCCGGTCGGGCGCCTCCACGGTCCCCCGTCGAGCGTTACTTCGCGCCGGCCTCGCCGTCGGACTTGCCGTCCTTGGGCTCGTCGTCGCCCTTGGGCGCGTCCTCGTCCTTCTTGCCCAGGTCGAGCTTCGGAGCCTCGTCCTCGTCCTTGGTGAGGTCCGTCTTCGGAGCCTCGGTCAGCGAGGAGGCGTCATCCGGGACGACCGGCGTGTCGGTCGGCTCGTCGTCGCTGATGCCGTGGACGATGCGGTTGTACTCCGCATCCTCGAGAACGGCGCCGATGGAGTTCTTCGCGAAGATCGCGTGGACGCCGGGAGCCAGCTCCAGAGTGACGGTGTCGTCACCGATCTCCTTCACCGTGGCGTACATGCCGCCGATGGTGCGGACCCCGGTGCCGGGCGTCATCTGGTTGCGCATCTGCGCAGCTGCCTGCTGCTTCTTCTTCGCGGAGCGGGTCATCAGGAACATCGCCCCGATGAGCACGATGAACGGGAGGAGTGTCACGAGATTCACGGGACGGAGATCCTTCGCACGACCGCACGCGGACGGCGGCCTTTTCTACGGGGGTGGGCACACCGACCCGAAGGGTCGGCATCGGCGGAGTCTAGGCGAGTCCGCACCGATGGAACAACGCCCAGCATGGCACCGCAGTTCCTGAGGGCGCGAACCTCCGCGCCGTCAGGCCCCGAACAAGCCCTGTTGTCCGCTTGATCCACTCCCGCCGTGCTGCGGCGGTACGAGTCCCAGGTGAGCCCATGCGGCGGGCGTCGCCACCCGTCCCCGCGGGGTGCGGGCGAGC is drawn from Streptomyces sp. NBC_01232 and contains these coding sequences:
- the secD gene encoding protein translocase subunit SecD, with product MAAPKKGRRPTGAQGRPGRALAIILIAMVALTAGMFISKQTTPRLGIDLAGGTSITLKAKSEPGKESAINETNMNTAVGIIDRRVNGLGVSEAEVQTQGRDHIIVNIPKGTNEQQAREQVGTTAQLYFRPVIAFADGSPAAPEGTPSPSPSASGSGAPKAGDGKTSPSATPSSSATSQGRALSEALKAPAAPTPSPSASESKKADDTKAPSPSASAPAPTGDEAAAAALQAKFAALDCNDPAQRAAAGQGAKPEEPMIACGQRGDAWGKWVLGPAQVNGQDVKEAKGQIDPQRGQWIVTMQFTDKGADKFAKITGELATKQMPQNQFAIVLDGKVISDPSVSQALTGGNAEISGGFTQQSAQDLGNMLSYGALPLSFSEDSVTTVTAALGGEQLKAGLIAGAIGLALVVIYLLVYYRGLAFIAIVSLLVSAILTYTIMSLLGKGIGFALNLPAVCGAIVAIGITADSFIVYFERIRDEIREGRTLRPAVERAWPRARRTILVSDFVSFLAAAVLFIVTVGKVQGFAFTLGLTTLLDVVVVFLFTKPVMTLVARTKFFASGHPWSGLDPKRLGAKPPLRRSRRTGSAPAPVDAKEA
- the yajC gene encoding preprotein translocase subunit YajC, with translation MNLVTLLPFIVLIGAMFLMTRSAKKKQQAAAQMRNQMTPGTGVRTIGGMYATVKEIGDDTVTLELAPGVHAIFAKNSIGAVLEDAEYNRIVHGISDDEPTDTPVVPDDASSLTEAPKTDLTKDEDEAPKLDLGKKDEDAPKGDDEPKDGKSDGEAGAK